From Streptomyces qinzhouensis, one genomic window encodes:
- a CDS encoding response regulator transcription factor: protein MGVRLMVVDDHRLHAEALASALKLRGHRVLAATAPVAGAADLVVTRAPEVCLLGTASPAEPGVFDPIVRIRRERPQVAVVVLGPVPSPWGIAAAFAAGAAGYVRHDERIEGVERAMVKARAGEAVVAPALLQGAFAELLNPVSQPDDEGQRLLRLLTPREVEVLVRVAEGEDTRLIAAGMGIAPSTARTHVQRVLMKLGVGSRLEAAALAARTGLLDRATLPPAPR, encoded by the coding sequence ATGGGCGTGCGGCTCATGGTGGTCGACGATCACCGACTGCACGCCGAGGCGCTCGCCTCGGCGTTGAAACTGCGGGGACACCGGGTGCTGGCCGCGACGGCGCCCGTCGCCGGTGCGGCGGACCTGGTGGTCACCCGGGCGCCCGAGGTGTGCCTTCTGGGGACCGCGTCCCCGGCGGAGCCGGGAGTCTTCGACCCGATCGTACGGATCAGACGGGAGCGCCCCCAGGTCGCGGTGGTGGTCCTGGGGCCGGTGCCGAGCCCCTGGGGCATAGCCGCGGCCTTCGCGGCGGGCGCGGCGGGCTATGTCCGCCACGACGAACGCATCGAGGGCGTGGAGCGGGCCATGGTCAAGGCCCGGGCGGGGGAGGCGGTGGTCGCCCCGGCCCTGCTCCAGGGAGCCTTCGCCGAACTGCTCAACCCGGTCTCGCAGCCCGACGACGAGGGCCAGCGGCTGCTGCGGCTGCTGACCCCGCGCGAGGTGGAGGTGCTCGTCCGGGTCGCCGAGGGCGAGGACACCCGGCTGATCGCGGCGGGCATGGGCATCGCCCCGAGCACCGCGCGCACGCATGTTCAGCGGGTGCTGATGAAACTGGGCGTGGGCTCGCGGCTGGAGGCCGCGGCGCTGGCGGCCCGCACGGGCCTCCTCGACCGCGCCACCCTCCCCCCGGCCCCCCGCTGA
- the galE gene encoding UDP-glucose 4-epimerase GalE has protein sequence MTQRGKYLVTGGAGYIGGVVARRLVEAGHDVVVLDDLSTGFRDGVPAGAVFAEGDIRDTARWLDPSFDGVLHFAAFSQVAESVADPGKYWENNVGGTIALLAAMRAARVRTLVFSSSAATYGEPVRTPVTESDPTAPTNPYGATKLAVDHMIGGEARAHGLAAVCLRYFNVAGAYGGHGERHEPESHLIPLVLDVALGRRESIAVHGDDYPTPDGTCVRDYIHVADLAEAHVLALAAARPGEQLICNLGNGNGFSVREVVATVRKVTGHPVPETLAPRRPGDPAVLVASAAVARERLGWTPSRTGLAEIVADAWEFARARALV, from the coding sequence ATGACCCAACGCGGTAAGTACCTGGTCACCGGGGGAGCGGGCTATATCGGCGGGGTGGTCGCCCGACGGCTCGTCGAAGCCGGGCACGACGTCGTCGTCCTGGACGACCTCTCCACCGGCTTCCGCGACGGCGTCCCCGCGGGCGCGGTCTTCGCCGAGGGCGACATCCGGGACACGGCCCGCTGGCTGGACCCCTCCTTCGACGGGGTGCTGCACTTCGCCGCGTTCTCCCAGGTCGCCGAGTCCGTCGCCGATCCCGGGAAGTACTGGGAGAACAACGTCGGCGGCACGATCGCCCTGCTCGCCGCGATGCGCGCGGCCCGGGTCCGTACCCTCGTCTTCTCCTCCAGCGCCGCGACCTACGGCGAACCGGTCCGCACCCCCGTCACCGAATCCGACCCCACCGCGCCGACCAACCCCTACGGCGCCACCAAACTCGCCGTCGACCATATGATCGGCGGCGAGGCGCGGGCCCATGGGCTGGCCGCGGTCTGTCTGCGCTACTTCAACGTCGCCGGGGCGTACGGCGGTCACGGCGAGCGCCATGAACCCGAATCGCATCTCATCCCCCTCGTCCTCGATGTCGCCCTCGGCCGCCGCGAGTCCATCGCCGTCCACGGCGACGACTACCCCACCCCCGACGGCACCTGCGTCCGCGACTACATCCATGTCGCCGACCTCGCCGAGGCGCATGTGCTGGCGCTGGCCGCGGCCCGCCCCGGCGAACAGCTGATCTGCAACCTCGGCAACGGCAACGGCTTCTCGGTCCGCGAGGTCGTGGCGACCGTACGGAAGGTGACCGGGCATCCGGTGCCGGAGACGCTCGCACCGCGTCGCCCCGGGGACCCGGCCGTTCTCGTCGCCTCCGCCGCCGTCGCCCGTGAGCGGCTCGGCTGGACCCCCTCACGTACCGGTCTCGCCGAGATCGTCGCCGACGCCTGGGAGTTCGCCCGCGCCCGGGCGCTCGTATGA
- a CDS encoding PQQ-binding-like beta-propeller repeat protein yields the protein MSQPPPPPPPPPSGPPAQGGGFGPPQAPPPGGFGPPRLPPPAGYGYPQQAPPPPGYPAQPQGYGSPYGYPTQPTAAVPPGGPRPPRKKFGTQAKIVTAAAAAVVLIIGGGVLYTVTGDDGGPKDTTASSGDPEGGKDGGKDGGKGPGGTEKVPENTTARLAFTLDQPANKEVSSFKGSWVTDKAFVKPGLSEITGYDRDKGTVLWRVPLPGQTCGASRHQSADHKTAILFEPAPRAASGTGRYQPCSQVGVVDLTSGKLLWHRSVTSPLRGDEAIRFEEVTLSGATVAAGGLSGGAAFDLDSGAVRWKPTSSDADCEDRGYGGGPALVAVRSCGTYGNEQLTIQPVDPVSGRPQFSYKMPKGVEYASIVNTKPLIVAADVGDTGKYGISDFFSIDDRGRLLTKISATGDRFEARCGATDVESCTNVVVGNGRLYLATSPHEGSGGSYGRTNEIVSYDLTTGKPLPGRADAGEGFTILPLRMDGDDVIAYKQPPYRKGGQVVSVDGTALTATLLMENPSDEQSIEKERKFLVGGSEYLYADGRLYLSEELMGAAGTSSYKSYLAVAFTTES from the coding sequence ATGAGTCAGCCGCCCCCTCCTCCTCCCCCTCCGCCGTCCGGACCGCCCGCGCAGGGTGGTGGGTTCGGCCCTCCCCAGGCCCCGCCGCCGGGCGGCTTCGGCCCGCCGCGGTTGCCGCCGCCCGCCGGCTACGGCTATCCGCAGCAGGCTCCCCCGCCGCCCGGCTACCCGGCCCAACCCCAGGGCTACGGATCCCCGTACGGCTATCCCACCCAGCCGACGGCCGCCGTGCCGCCGGGCGGGCCCCGGCCGCCCCGGAAGAAGTTCGGCACCCAGGCGAAGATCGTCACAGCCGCGGCCGCCGCCGTCGTCCTGATCATCGGCGGCGGGGTGCTGTACACCGTGACCGGCGACGACGGCGGCCCGAAGGACACCACCGCGAGCAGCGGCGACCCCGAGGGCGGGAAGGACGGCGGGAAGGACGGCGGGAAGGGGCCCGGTGGCACCGAGAAGGTCCCGGAGAACACCACCGCCCGGCTCGCCTTCACCCTGGACCAGCCGGCCAACAAGGAAGTCTCCTCGTTCAAGGGCTCCTGGGTCACGGACAAGGCCTTTGTGAAGCCGGGCCTGAGCGAGATCACCGGCTACGACCGGGACAAGGGCACCGTGCTGTGGCGGGTCCCGCTCCCGGGCCAGACCTGCGGCGCCTCGCGCCACCAGTCGGCCGACCACAAGACGGCGATCCTCTTCGAGCCCGCGCCCCGGGCCGCCTCGGGCACCGGCCGCTACCAGCCGTGCTCCCAGGTCGGCGTCGTCGATCTGACGAGCGGCAAGCTGCTGTGGCACAGGTCCGTCACCTCCCCGCTCCGGGGCGACGAGGCGATCCGCTTCGAAGAGGTCACCCTCAGCGGGGCCACGGTCGCCGCGGGCGGGCTCAGCGGCGGCGCCGCCTTCGACCTCGACAGTGGTGCCGTCCGCTGGAAGCCGACCTCGTCCGACGCGGACTGCGAGGACCGCGGTTACGGCGGCGGGCCCGCGCTCGTCGCGGTCCGCTCCTGCGGCACCTACGGCAACGAGCAGCTCACCATCCAGCCGGTCGACCCGGTCAGCGGACGCCCCCAGTTCTCGTACAAGATGCCGAAGGGGGTGGAGTACGCGAGCATCGTCAACACCAAGCCGCTGATCGTCGCGGCGGATGTCGGTGACACCGGGAAGTACGGCATCTCCGACTTCTTCTCCATCGACGACCGGGGCCGGCTGCTGACGAAGATCTCCGCGACCGGCGACCGCTTCGAGGCACGCTGCGGGGCCACGGACGTCGAATCGTGCACCAATGTCGTCGTCGGCAATGGGCGGCTCTATCTGGCGACCTCGCCGCACGAGGGCAGCGGCGGGAGCTACGGCCGGACCAACGAGATCGTGTCGTACGACCTCACCACCGGGAAGCCGCTGCCGGGGCGGGCGGACGCGGGCGAGGGCTTCACGATCCTGCCGCTGCGGATGGACGGCGATGATGTGATCGCCTACAAGCAGCCGCCGTACCGCAAGGGCGGCCAGGTCGTTTCGGTCGACGGCACCGCCCTCACGGCGACCCTGCTGATGGAGAATCCGTCGGACGAGCAGTCCATCGAGAAGGAGCGGAAGTTTCTCGTGGGCGGCTCCGAGTATCTCTACGCCGACGGGCGGCTCTATCTGAGCGAGGAACTGATGGGCGCCGCGGGCACTTCCTCGTACAAAAGTTATCTGGCGGTTGCATTCACGACAGAAAGTTGA
- a CDS encoding LuxR C-terminal-related transcriptional regulator: MIRIRVLVVDDHRIFAESLAAAMAAEPDVDVGAAGSGPAALRCLERAVADGRPFDVMLVDADLGAVPAPGPGARAPVPRAVPDDGGDALDGLVDGLSLVAGVRSGQPAVRCVVLAEKDDPRRAALALQAGASGWVAKDCSLQRLLAVIRGVLRDETHLPPALLTGVLRELTAARKHRTESERLVESLTPREREVLRCMVAGLGRKAVAERLFLSPHTVRTHMQNVLGKLGVHSTLAAVALARRAGVGPADPAVKLSGGLAGNVVERGGQLA; this comes from the coding sequence GTGATCCGTATTCGGGTCCTGGTGGTGGACGACCACCGAATCTTCGCCGAGTCGCTCGCCGCCGCCATGGCAGCCGAGCCCGATGTGGACGTCGGCGCGGCGGGCAGCGGGCCTGCCGCGTTGCGCTGTCTGGAACGCGCGGTCGCCGACGGGCGGCCGTTCGATGTGATGCTGGTCGATGCCGATCTGGGGGCCGTGCCGGCCCCCGGTCCTGGCGCCCGGGCGCCGGTTCCGCGTGCCGTGCCCGATGACGGCGGCGATGCGCTGGACGGTCTGGTGGACGGACTGAGCCTGGTCGCGGGGGTGCGATCCGGCCAGCCCGCGGTCCGCTGCGTCGTCCTGGCCGAGAAGGACGATCCGCGCCGAGCGGCCCTCGCACTGCAGGCGGGTGCCTCCGGCTGGGTCGCCAAGGACTGTTCACTCCAGCGACTGCTCGCCGTGATCCGCGGCGTTCTGCGCGACGAGACCCATCTGCCGCCGGCGCTGCTCACCGGCGTCCTGCGGGAGCTGACCGCCGCGCGCAAACACCGCACCGAGAGCGAACGGCTGGTGGAGTCGCTCACCCCGCGCGAGCGCGAGGTGCTGCGATGTATGGTCGCGGGGCTGGGGCGCAAGGCGGTCGCCGAGCGCCTCTTCCTCTCCCCGCACACCGTCCGGACACATATGCAGAACGTCCTCGGCAAACTCGGGGTCCACTCCACCCTCGCGGCCGTGGCGCTCGCCCGCCGGGCCGGGGTCGGCCCCGCCGATCCGGCGGTGAAACTCTCCGGCGGACTAGCCGGGAATGTTGTCGAAAGGGGCGGTCAGCTGGCGTAG
- a CDS encoding PQQ-binding-like beta-propeller repeat protein → MSQPPGQPFPGDADSTGDPGAADPRSEYGYGYGYPEQDPARPPSPAAGSGEPPYIPPPPPGPPPVPPVPDGRFPAYGGHPQQDHQQPTGYPYPGPYQQPGPYSGHPHQGGRAFPYQATGPYGSTGPATPRKRRGPVLIAAGIAALLLAGAGTYAVVGGDDGDGKDGRKTGAGERTSASPSGGATPGTGGRGGETERDPGGTGLDTDRAPGEARTLFVTRNDVDLPRGGAEVHGPWSFDGTLAKAMYKQVTGYSATDGGKKWTVPLEREICSATPRPSARGTIVVGIKDRTGTGARCRDLRSIDLGTGKVAWKAEIPEEKGFLGLSDHTLTISGDTLAAGGTGVSYGFAMKDGKRLFTGPRSGCKPFAYAGGPRLLAAVSCPTGDYKKPRHQLQQIDPDSGKARWTYDAPTGWEIDKVYSTDPVVVSLVRREPKSWTVVALKSDGTLRAPIAGGKEKFRVGCGGSFVIFGQNLEGCQGVVADPRTLYLATEPVRGRGSGGNEIIAFDLDTGRPKWRAPSGGDTAAVPVRMDGRHLIVYREPSYGSGGAVATVGPAGGTPRTLLRHPGSAARIENSFYSVDVLYEAGRVYLAARRVSAANDAEELRTPTMLAFGP, encoded by the coding sequence ATGTCTCAGCCGCCCGGACAGCCGTTTCCGGGGGACGCCGACTCCACCGGAGACCCCGGGGCCGCGGATCCCCGGTCCGAGTACGGGTACGGGTACGGGTATCCGGAGCAGGACCCGGCCCGGCCGCCGTCGCCCGCGGCCGGGAGCGGCGAGCCGCCGTACATACCCCCGCCGCCGCCCGGGCCGCCGCCCGTACCTCCGGTACCGGACGGACGGTTCCCCGCCTACGGCGGCCATCCGCAGCAGGACCACCAGCAGCCCACCGGGTACCCGTACCCGGGCCCGTACCAGCAGCCCGGCCCGTACAGCGGCCATCCGCACCAGGGCGGCCGGGCGTTCCCGTACCAGGCGACCGGACCGTACGGCTCCACCGGCCCCGCCACTCCCCGGAAGCGGCGCGGCCCGGTCCTGATCGCCGCGGGCATCGCCGCCCTCCTCCTCGCCGGAGCCGGCACGTACGCCGTCGTCGGCGGCGACGACGGCGACGGCAAGGACGGCCGCAAGACCGGCGCCGGCGAACGGACTTCCGCCAGCCCCTCGGGCGGCGCGACGCCCGGCACCGGCGGCCGCGGCGGCGAGACGGAGCGCGACCCGGGCGGAACCGGCCTCGACACCGACCGCGCGCCCGGCGAGGCCCGTACCCTCTTCGTCACCCGCAACGATGTCGACCTGCCGCGCGGCGGCGCCGAGGTCCACGGCCCGTGGAGCTTTGACGGCACCCTCGCCAAGGCCATGTACAAGCAGGTCACCGGCTACTCGGCCACCGACGGCGGCAAGAAGTGGACCGTGCCGCTGGAGCGGGAGATCTGCTCCGCGACCCCGCGCCCGTCCGCCCGCGGAACGATCGTCGTCGGCATCAAGGACCGCACGGGCACCGGGGCGCGCTGCCGCGATCTGCGGAGTATCGACCTCGGCACCGGCAAGGTGGCCTGGAAGGCGGAGATCCCCGAGGAGAAGGGCTTCCTCGGCCTCTCCGACCACACCCTGACCATCAGCGGCGACACCCTCGCCGCGGGCGGCACCGGGGTGTCGTACGGCTTCGCCATGAAGGACGGCAAGCGGCTCTTCACCGGGCCCCGGAGCGGCTGCAAGCCCTTCGCCTACGCGGGCGGCCCCCGGCTCCTGGCCGCCGTGAGCTGCCCCACCGGCGACTACAAGAAGCCCAGACACCAGCTCCAGCAGATCGACCCGGACAGCGGCAAGGCCCGATGGACGTACGACGCCCCCACCGGCTGGGAGATCGACAAGGTCTACTCCACCGACCCCGTCGTCGTCTCCCTCGTCCGGCGCGAGCCCAAGTCGTGGACCGTGGTGGCGCTCAAGTCCGACGGCACACTGCGCGCGCCCATCGCGGGCGGCAAGGAGAAGTTCCGGGTCGGCTGCGGCGGCTCCTTCGTGATCTTCGGACAGAATCTGGAGGGCTGCCAGGGCGTCGTCGCCGATCCGCGAACCCTCTATCTGGCCACCGAACCCGTGCGCGGGCGCGGCTCCGGCGGAAACGAGATCATCGCCTTCGATCTGGACACCGGCCGCCCCAAGTGGCGGGCGCCCTCCGGCGGTGACACCGCGGCGGTGCCGGTGCGTATGGACGGCCGCCATCTGATCGTCTACCGCGAGCCGTCGTACGGCTCCGGGGGCGCCGTCGCGACGGTCGGCCCCGCGGGCGGTACGCCCAGAACCCTGCTGCGCCACCCCGGGTCCGCCGCCCGGATCGAGAACTCCTTCTACTCGGTGGACGTGCTCTACGAAGCCGGCCGTGTCTATCTGGCGGCGCGGCGGGTGAGCGCGGCGAACGACGCGGAGGAGCTGAGGACTCCGACGATGCTGGCGTTCGGCCCCTGA
- a CDS encoding ABC-F family ATP-binding cassette domain-containing protein, translating into MAVNLVNVEAVSKVYGTRALLDSVSLGVSEGDRIGVVGRNGDGKTTLIRMLAKLEEPDTGRVTQSGGLRIGVLTQHDSLDPAATVRHEVIGDLADHEWAGSARIRDVLTGLFGGLSLPGFPEGLDTVIGPLSGGERRRIALAKLLIDEQDLIVLDEPTNHLDVEGISWLADHLRNRRSALVCVTHDRWFLDQVCTRMWDVQRGAVFEYEGGYSDYVFARAERERIAATEETKRQNLMRKELAWLRRGAPARTSKPRYRIEAANELIADVPPPRDTSELMKFASARLGKTVFELEDVTVQAGPKVLLTHLTWQLGPGDRIGLVGVNGAGKTSLLRALAEAAGTEGEVQPAAGRITVGKTVRLAYLSQDVTELPPQLRVLEAVQQIRDRVDLGKGREMTAGQLCEQFGFVKEKQWTPVGDLSGGERRRLQLLRLLMAEPNVLFLDEPTNDLDIETLTQLEDLLDGWPGSMVVISHDRFFVERTTDRVLALLGDKTLRMLPRGIDEYLERRRDAVESAAPAPAPAKSAAAPETKTRSAGELRAAQKELQRIERQLDKLAEKEKAVHDEIAANATDFERVAKLDAELRAFAGQREELENRWMELAEDV; encoded by the coding sequence ATGGCCGTCAATCTGGTCAATGTCGAGGCAGTCAGCAAGGTGTACGGAACCCGTGCCCTGCTGGACTCCGTGTCCCTCGGCGTCTCCGAAGGGGACCGCATCGGTGTCGTCGGGCGCAACGGCGACGGCAAAACCACCCTCATCAGGATGCTGGCCAAACTGGAGGAGCCCGACACCGGCCGGGTCACCCAGAGCGGCGGGCTGCGGATCGGCGTGCTCACCCAGCACGATTCCCTCGACCCCGCGGCCACCGTCCGCCATGAGGTCATCGGCGATCTCGCCGACCACGAGTGGGCGGGCAGCGCCCGGATCCGCGATGTGCTCACCGGTCTGTTCGGCGGCCTCTCGCTGCCTGGGTTCCCCGAGGGCCTCGACACCGTCATCGGCCCGCTCTCCGGCGGCGAGCGCCGCCGGATCGCGCTGGCCAAGCTGCTCATCGACGAGCAGGACCTGATCGTCCTCGACGAGCCCACCAACCACCTCGACGTGGAGGGCATCTCCTGGCTCGCCGACCATCTGCGGAACCGCCGCTCCGCGCTGGTCTGCGTCACCCACGACCGCTGGTTCCTCGACCAGGTCTGCACCCGGATGTGGGATGTGCAGCGCGGTGCGGTCTTCGAGTACGAGGGCGGCTACAGCGACTATGTCTTCGCCCGGGCCGAGCGGGAGCGGATCGCCGCCACCGAGGAGACCAAGCGGCAGAACCTGATGCGCAAGGAGCTGGCGTGGCTGCGGCGTGGCGCCCCGGCCCGTACGTCCAAGCCCCGCTACCGCATCGAGGCCGCCAATGAGCTGATCGCGGACGTACCGCCGCCGCGGGACACCAGCGAGCTGATGAAGTTCGCCTCCGCCCGGCTCGGCAAGACCGTCTTCGAGCTGGAGGATGTGACCGTCCAGGCCGGGCCGAAGGTGCTGCTGACGCATCTGACCTGGCAGCTGGGGCCCGGTGACCGGATCGGTCTGGTCGGGGTGAACGGCGCCGGGAAGACGTCCCTGCTGCGGGCGCTCGCCGAGGCCGCCGGGACCGAGGGCGAGGTGCAGCCCGCCGCCGGGCGGATCACGGTCGGCAAAACGGTACGGCTGGCGTATCTCTCCCAGGACGTCACCGAGCTGCCGCCCCAGCTGCGGGTGCTGGAGGCCGTTCAGCAGATCCGTGACCGTGTCGACCTCGGCAAGGGCCGGGAGATGACGGCGGGGCAGCTGTGCGAGCAGTTCGGCTTTGTGAAGGAGAAGCAGTGGACGCCGGTCGGCGACCTCTCCGGCGGTGAGCGCCGCCGTCTCCAGCTGCTGCGGCTGCTGATGGCCGAACCCAACGTCCTCTTCCTCGACGAGCCCACCAACGACCTCGACATCGAGACCCTGACCCAGCTGGAGGACCTCCTCGACGGCTGGCCCGGGTCGATGGTGGTCATCTCGCACGACCGCTTCTTCGTCGAGCGGACCACGGACCGGGTGCTGGCGCTGCTCGGCGACAAGACCCTGCGGATGCTGCCGCGCGGAATCGACGAGTATCTGGAGCGGCGGCGCGACGCCGTCGAGTCCGCCGCCCCGGCGCCCGCCCCCGCGAAGTCCGCGGCGGCACCGGAGACGAAGACCCGGTCGGCCGGTGAACTGCGGGCCGCGCAGAAGGAGCTCCAGCGCATCGAGCGGCAGCTCGACAAGCTCGCGGAGAAGGAGAAGGCGGTCCACGACGAGATCGCCGCCAACGCCACCGACTTCGAGCGGGTCGCCAAGCTCGACGCCGAACTGCGGGCGTTCGCGGGGCAGCGGGAGGAACTGGAGAACCGCTGGATGGAGTTGGCCGAGGACGTCTGA
- the galT gene encoding galactose-1-phosphate uridylyltransferase, whose protein sequence is MRKTSIRLADGRELLYYDAAPHQGGDRAPGTGRDRRTLPPVATGSEIRLDPLLGDPVVIASHRQTRTYHPPTGDCPLCPSRDGRSGEIPADDYEVVVFENRFPSLTGSTGSTGSTGNTGGTGNTGGAPGTGRCEVVCFTPDHHASFADLDEERARLVLDVWTDRTAELAALPGTEQVYCFENRGAEIGVTLAHPHGQIYAFPFVTPRTGRMLRSAAAHTARTGRNLFDDVLARELADGSRIVLMGDHWVAQVPYAARWPYEVHLHPRRRVPDLRALGDGARAEFPGLYLELLRRFDRLFGEQAPPTPYVSAWHQAPFRAAGRDGFALHLELFTVRRAPGRLKYLAGTESGMDVFINDVPPETAARRLREAAST, encoded by the coding sequence GTGCGGAAGACCTCGATCCGGCTCGCCGACGGCCGCGAACTGCTCTACTACGACGCCGCCCCCCACCAGGGCGGGGACCGGGCTCCCGGTACCGGCCGGGACCGCCGCACTCTGCCGCCCGTCGCCACCGGCTCCGAGATCCGGCTGGATCCCCTGCTCGGCGACCCGGTCGTCATCGCCTCCCACCGGCAGACCCGCACCTACCACCCGCCCACCGGCGACTGCCCGCTCTGCCCGTCCCGTGACGGCCGATCAGGCGAGATCCCCGCCGACGACTACGAGGTCGTCGTCTTCGAGAACCGCTTCCCCTCCCTCACCGGCAGCACCGGCAGCACCGGCAGCACCGGCAACACGGGCGGCACGGGCAACACCGGCGGAGCCCCCGGCACCGGACGCTGCGAGGTCGTCTGCTTTACCCCCGACCACCACGCCTCCTTCGCCGACCTCGATGAGGAACGGGCCCGTCTGGTCCTCGACGTCTGGACCGACCGCACCGCCGAACTCGCCGCCCTGCCCGGCACCGAGCAGGTGTACTGCTTCGAGAACCGGGGCGCCGAGATCGGGGTGACCCTCGCCCATCCGCACGGCCAGATCTACGCGTTCCCCTTCGTCACCCCGCGCACCGGGCGCATGCTGCGCTCCGCCGCCGCGCACACCGCCCGTACCGGCCGCAACCTCTTCGACGACGTCCTCGCCCGGGAACTCGCCGACGGTTCACGGATCGTTCTCATGGGCGACCACTGGGTCGCCCAGGTGCCCTACGCGGCCCGCTGGCCCTACGAGGTCCATCTCCACCCCCGCCGCCGGGTCCCCGATCTACGGGCCCTCGGCGACGGCGCCCGCGCCGAGTTCCCCGGGCTCTATCTGGAGCTGCTGCGCCGCTTCGACCGGCTCTTCGGGGAGCAGGCGCCCCCGACCCCGTACGTCTCGGCCTGGCACCAGGCGCCGTTCCGGGCCGCCGGCCGGGACGGCTTCGCGCTCCATCTGGAGCTCTTCACCGTCCGCCGGGCACCCGGCCGGCTCAAATACCTGGCCGGTACGGAGTCCGGAATGGACGTGTTCATCAACGACGTGCCGCCGGAGACCGCGGCCCGGCGACTGCGAGAGGCAGCGAGCACATGA
- the galK gene encoding galactokinase yields the protein MTGAVTGTGVWSAPGRVNLIGEHTDYNDGLVLPFALPRSVTVTGRLRDDGVLRLVSAAVPGPPVEISVAGLAPGAGAGGWASYPAGVLWALREAGHPVGGAELRYESTVPAGAGLSSSAALEVATALALTELYGLRELAADRPEIARLCRRAENVYTGVPTGIMDQTVSACGRAGHALLLDTRDLSRRHIPFDPAARGLALLVVDTRVRHAHADGEYGRRRAGCEEAAARLGLPALRDIPYDGLDRALGRLPDAPARALVRHVVTENRRVERAAALLTAGELPALGPLLTEGHNSLRDDFAVSCPETDLAVSTAVAAGALGARMTGGGFGGSVIVLLESAAVAPVTAAVAGAFAAAGHKPPGTFTTTAAAGAGRLS from the coding sequence ATGACCGGGGCAGTGACCGGGACGGGCGTCTGGAGCGCGCCGGGCCGGGTGAACCTGATCGGCGAGCACACCGACTACAACGACGGCCTGGTGCTGCCGTTCGCGCTGCCGCGGTCCGTCACGGTCACCGGCAGACTCCGGGACGACGGCGTGCTGCGGCTCGTCTCGGCCGCCGTCCCCGGCCCGCCGGTCGAGATATCCGTGGCCGGGCTCGCCCCCGGGGCGGGCGCCGGCGGCTGGGCGTCCTACCCGGCGGGTGTGCTGTGGGCCCTGCGTGAGGCGGGCCATCCGGTCGGCGGCGCCGAACTGCGCTACGAGTCGACCGTCCCGGCGGGCGCGGGGCTCTCCTCGTCCGCGGCCCTGGAAGTCGCCACCGCGCTGGCCCTCACCGAGCTGTACGGGCTCCGCGAACTGGCCGCGGACCGGCCGGAGATCGCCCGCCTCTGCCGCCGGGCGGAGAACGTCTACACCGGCGTCCCGACGGGAATCATGGACCAGACGGTGTCCGCCTGCGGCCGGGCCGGTCATGCGCTCCTCCTCGACACCCGCGATCTGTCGCGGCGGCACATCCCGTTCGATCCGGCGGCCCGGGGACTCGCCCTGCTCGTCGTCGACACCCGGGTCCGGCACGCGCACGCGGACGGTGAGTACGGGCGCCGCCGCGCGGGCTGCGAGGAGGCCGCGGCCCGGCTCGGGCTCCCGGCGCTGCGGGATATCCCGTACGACGGACTCGACCGGGCCCTGGGCCGGCTCCCGGACGCCCCGGCGCGCGCCCTGGTCCGCCATGTCGTCACGGAGAACCGGCGGGTGGAGCGGGCGGCCGCCCTGCTGACGGCGGGCGAACTGCCCGCGCTCGGGCCCCTGCTGACCGAGGGGCACAACTCCCTGCGGGACGACTTCGCGGTCTCCTGCCCCGAGACGGACCTCGCCGTCTCCACCGCGGTCGCGGCGGGCGCCCTCGGCGCCAGGATGACCGGCGGCGGCTTCGGCGGCTCGGTGATCGTGCTGCTGGAGTCCGCGGCGGTGGCTCCGGTGACGGCCGCGGTCGCCGGGGCGTTCGCCGCGGCCGGGCACAAGCCGCCGGGGACCTTCACCACGACCGCGGCGGCGGGGGCGGGCCGCCTCTCCTGA